Part of the Cohnella candidum genome, TCGGCATCATGCCGGACTTTTTCCTTGATCTGCTGCTGTATGGCGTTCCCTCGGCCATCATCTGCGCGCGGATATACTACGTCGCGTTCAAATGGGATTACTACAGCGCTCATCCGGGCGAGATCGTCCAGATCTGGAACGGCGGCATCGCGATTTACGGCGCCTTGATCGGTGCCTTCTTATGCGGCTTCATCTATTCCAGGGCCAAAGGTTACCGGTTCATTCGTATCGTGGACATTTGCGCGCCGTCGCTGCTGATCGGCCAAATGATCGGACGCTGGGGCAACTTCATGAACCAGGAAGCGTACGGGGGTCCGACGAACGAAAATTTCCTGCGGAACACGCTGCACCTTCCGAACTTCATTGTGGACCAAATGTACATCGGGGGCATATATCGCCATCCGACTTTCCTGTACGAATCGCTGTGGAGCTTGGTCGGCCTCGCGATCATCTTCATCATCCGGCGCATGAGGTTCTTGAGGGTCGGCGAGCTGTGCGCGTTTTACCTGATTTGGTATTCGTTCGGCCGATTCTTGGTTGAAGCGCTGCGCACGGATAGCTTGGCGTTTCAAGGCCCGGACTGGCTGGCCTCCCTGCTTCGCGGCATCTGGTCGCCGATGACCGCCGTTTTCGAAGAAGGCTACCTGGATCCGGCTTACGGCAACGTTCGAACTTCCCAACTGCTGGCGCTGATTCTGGTCGTTGCAGGCATCGTTTTCATCGTCGTACGCAGGGTGACCGGAGCCGCCAAAGAACGGTACTTGGATCCGGTTGAACGTAAGGGAACGGTCCCGGCGGAAGCCGCGGTGCCAGCGGAGTCGGCAGTCGTGGCGGAAAACGCGGAAGAACCGGTCAGCGTACAAGATGCCGCTCCAATCGACAACGAAGACAAGGCTGAAGCATCTCCGGATGTTCCGGCCGAGCCAGAACAGAATGGAGACACGCGCAAGGATGACTAAAGAAATCAAAGCCGTCTTGTTCGACCTGGACGGCACCATCGTAGATACGAACGAGCTGATTATCCAATCGTTTCTGCACGCTTTGAAAGGAACGGTCTCGGAAGACTTCGGCCGGGAGCACATCATCCCCAGCATGGGACTGCCGCTCAGCGACCAGCTTCGGCTGTTCTCCGGTCTCGAGGACGTCACGGCGCTGACCCAGTCCTACCGGGAATACAACTATTTGAAGCATGACGAAATGGTCGTACTATTTCCGGGCGTGGCGGAGGTCGTGCGCAGGCTGAAGGCGCAGGGGATCCGCATGGGCGTGGTGACGACCAAGATGCGGCCCACGACCGAAAGAGCGCTCCGGATGTTCGGACTGTTCGAGCACATGGATATCATCATCACGCTGGACGACGTTCAACATGCAAAGCCGCATCCGGAGCCGGTTCAGAAAGCAATGGAGGCGATCGGAGCCGAGCCGGTCCACACCGCGATGGTGGGCGACAGCACGGTCGACATGGAATCGGCGATCCGCGCGGGCGCGATGCCGATCGGGGTCGCATGGTCGCTGAAAGGACAAGCGGTACTGGAAGAAGCGGGAGCGGCGCTCGTCATTCATCGCATGGAAGAGCTGCTGACGTTATGCGGAATCGAGGGTGCGGAAGCTTGAGAAACGTAGAGCGGTATCCGGTGGAAGGACCGAATTCGCTTTGGCAAGTCTACCGGACGGTATCCAGATGGAAAGCCGTCCGGAATTTCGTTTTTATCCAGTTGGCTCGGTATTGTCCCAGCCTTCCGGTGAAGAACTGGATCTACCGTCACGTACTCGGCATGAAAGTCGGGGACCGCACGGCATTCGCGCTGATGGTCATGGTCGACGTGTTTTTCCCCGAGCGGATTACCGTCGGCGATAACTCCATCATCGGCTACAACACGACTTTGCTCACCCATGAATATTTGATTGCCGAGTACAGGCTCGGCAACATTACGATAGGCTCCAACGTCATGATAGGTGCCAACGTAACGGTGCTGCCCGGCGTGACGATCGGCGATCACGCGGTGGTCGCGGCCGGCTCCGTCGTGCACCGCGACGTTCCCGCTCACGCGAGGGTGGGAGGCAATCCGCTCAGAGAGCTTTAGAGCCGCTCGCGTATATTTTTCATCCCCGACAGGAGTGGCTTCATGCCTGCTTTATCCACGCGCAAGAAACAGGTCCTTCTTCTGGTCCTGGTCCTCATTGGAATGATTACGGCATTTTTCATTTGGAAATTCCGCGGTGAGGTCGTCAATGAAGCGAAACGCCAAGAGCTGCAGCCGGTCAAGGTGTCGTCGAAGCTCTCCGGATCCTACGACGTCATCGTCGCGGGAACGGATCCCGAAGGCGTCACGGCAGCCGTATCGGCGGCCCGCAACGGGCTGAAGGTTCTGCTGGTCGACGGAAGGGACCGCAATATTCTGGGCGGCTTGATGACGCTCGGCTGGCTCAACTCCCTCGACAATAACTATTCTCCGAAACAGCAGCCGCTGACGGGCAAGCACAATTTTTTGAATAAAGGCATTTTCCAGGAATGGTACGACCAGATCGAAGGAACGTCGTTCGACGTGAACACGGCGGCCAATGCATTCAATAAGATGGTCGCGGCGGAATCGAACATCGACGTCCTGCTGAAGGTCCGCAAAATGGAACCGATGCTCACGGGCCACCAGGTGACGGGACTTCGGATCGTGAAGGAAGACGGAAGCACGGCGGAAATCGGGACCAAGGCGCTGATTGACGCCACGCAGGACGCGGACATCGCGGCTGCGGCAGGCGTTC contains:
- the ppaX gene encoding pyrophosphatase PpaX, with translation MTKEIKAVLFDLDGTIVDTNELIIQSFLHALKGTVSEDFGREHIIPSMGLPLSDQLRLFSGLEDVTALTQSYREYNYLKHDEMVVLFPGVAEVVRRLKAQGIRMGVVTTKMRPTTERALRMFGLFEHMDIIITLDDVQHAKPHPEPVQKAMEAIGAEPVHTAMVGDSTVDMESAIRAGAMPIGVAWSLKGQAVLEEAGAALVIHRMEELLTLCGIEGAEA
- the lgt gene encoding prolipoprotein diacylglyceryl transferase, giving the protein MLPLSLNPIAFTLGPLTVHWYGIILGLGALAGLFLAIQEGKRFGIMPDFFLDLLLYGVPSAIICARIYYVAFKWDYYSAHPGEIVQIWNGGIAIYGALIGAFLCGFIYSRAKGYRFIRIVDICAPSLLIGQMIGRWGNFMNQEAYGGPTNENFLRNTLHLPNFIVDQMYIGGIYRHPTFLYESLWSLVGLAIIFIIRRMRFLRVGELCAFYLIWYSFGRFLVEALRTDSLAFQGPDWLASLLRGIWSPMTAVFEEGYLDPAYGNVRTSQLLALILVVAGIVFIVVRRVTGAAKERYLDPVERKGTVPAEAAVPAESAVVAENAEEPVSVQDAAPIDNEDKAEASPDVPAEPEQNGDTRKDD
- a CDS encoding acyltransferase, producing the protein MRNVERYPVEGPNSLWQVYRTVSRWKAVRNFVFIQLARYCPSLPVKNWIYRHVLGMKVGDRTAFALMVMVDVFFPERITVGDNSIIGYNTTLLTHEYLIAEYRLGNITIGSNVMIGANVTVLPGVTIGDHAVVAAGSVVHRDVPAHARVGGNPLREL